One Fulvia fulva chromosome 8, complete sequence DNA window includes the following coding sequences:
- a CDS encoding Oxidase ustYa, which yields MSLENQEEMVEQSWLSLMPVGLGFLKIDDHDQYVLPRPLARVEGGVQVDNMYGMAAFHQLHCLNLILRSYMRYQHGVAQPETLQERHIFHCFDYIRVALMCYGDTALEGADPGDEGLHGTEGWGVTHVCIDWDALFDMAVDRARPLDDLGRELGIFP from the exons ATGTCATTGGAGAACCAAGAAGAGATGGTAGAACAGTCGTGGTTGTCGTTGATGCCAG TGGGCCTGGGCTTCCTCAAGATCGACGACCATGACCAGTATGTCTTGCCTCGGCCTCTCGCCAGGGTTGAAGGAGGTGTGCAAGTCGACAACATGTATGGCATGGCAGCCTTCCATCAGCTGCATTGCCTG AATCTCATCCTCCGCTCATACATGAGATATCAGCATGGTGTCGCTCAGCCCGAGACACTCCAAGAGCGCCATATATTCCACTGCTTCGACTACATCCGCGTAGCTTTGATGTGCTATGGTGACACAGCACTTGAGGGAGCAGATCCTGGAGATGAAGGCCTCCATGGAACAGAAGGCTGGGGAGTCACCCATGTTTGCATAGATTGGGATGCGCTGTTTGACATGGCGGTTGACAGAGCAAGGCCGTTGGATGATTTGGGGAGAGAACTTGGTATCTTCCCGTGA